The following coding sequences are from one Granulicella aggregans window:
- a CDS encoding VOC family protein: MARSDQREAQRDCSAGPSLVAAYAHADRAGRNVADLSRFFMEVFSFRQVGVFGNGELSWLINDEGFEIILLQEKHLVVGDQYPPGFHTGFIVPTREDVNQLHAAIRAADFEAPAPDMIQRGGPSAYGFYSIPPGGVTIEVSTWVK; this comes from the coding sequence GTGGCCCGGAGCGACCAGCGCGAAGCACAGCGGGATTGCTCCGCCGGTCCTTCGCTGGTCGCAGCGTACGCTCACGCTGACCGAGCGGGAAGAAATGTCGCGGACCTCAGCCGCTTCTTCATGGAGGTCTTCTCCTTCCGCCAAGTCGGCGTCTTCGGCAATGGCGAGCTTTCATGGCTCATCAACGACGAAGGCTTCGAGATCATCCTCCTGCAAGAAAAGCATCTCGTCGTCGGCGATCAATACCCTCCCGGATTCCACACAGGCTTCATCGTTCCAACACGCGAAGATGTCAACCAACTCCACGCCGCAATCCGAGCTGCCGACTTCGAGGCACCCGCACCCGATATGATCCAGCGTGGCGGCCCATCCGCCTATGGCTTCTACTCCATTCCACCGGGCGGTGTGACTATCGAAGTCAGCACATGGGTTAAGTAG